From Camelus dromedarius isolate mCamDro1 chromosome 12, mCamDro1.pat, whole genome shotgun sequence, the proteins below share one genomic window:
- the CHRNA10 gene encoding neuronal acetylcholine receptor subunit alpha-10, with translation MGAEGRLAHKLFRDLFANYTSALRPVADTDHALNVTLEVTLSQIIDMDERNQVLTLYLWIRQEWTDAYLRWDPDAYGGLDAIRIPSSLVWRPDIVLYNKADAQAPASASTNVVLRHDGAVRWDAPAITRSSCRVDVSAFPFDAQRCGLTFGSWTHGGHQLDVRPRGAAASLADFVENVEWRVLGMPARRRVLTYGCCSEPYPDVTFTLLLRRRAAAYVCNLLLPCVLISLLAPLAFHLPADSGEKVSLGVTVLLALTVFQLLLAESMPPAESVPLIGKYYMATMTIVTFSTALTILIMNLHYCGPSARPMPAWARALLLGHLARGLCVRERGEPCGQSRPPESPPSPQPPDGGAGPPAGPCHEPRCLCRQEALLYHIATIANSFHSHRAAQRRHEDWKRLARVMDRFFLGIFFSMALVMSLLVLVQAL, from the exons ATGGGAGCCGAGGGCAGGCTGGCACACAAGCTGTTCCGAGACCTCTTTGCCAACTACACAAGTGCCCTGAGACCTGTGGCAGATACAGACCATGCTCTGAACGTGACCCTGGAGGTGACGTTGTCCCAGATCATTGACATG GATGAGCGTAACCAAGTGCTGACCCTGTACCTGTGGATCCGACAGGAGTGGACAGATGCCTACCTGCGATGGGACCCCGATGCCTATGGGGGCCTGGATGCCATCCGAATCCCCAGCAGTCTAGTGTGGCGGCCTGACATCGTACTCTATAACAA GGCAGACGCGCAAGCGCCGGCCTCCGCCAGCACCAACGTGGTCCTGCGGCACGACGGCGCCGTGCGCTGGGACGCGCCGGCCATCACGCGCAGCTCGTGCCGCGTGGACGTATCGGCCTTCCCGTTTGACGCACAGCGCTGCGGCCTGACGTTCGGCTCGTGGACGCACGGCGGGCACCAGCTGGACGTGCGGCCGCGCGGCGCCGCCGCCAGCCTGGCTGACTTCGTGGAGAACGTGGAGTGGCGCGTGCTGGGTATGCCGGCGCGGCGGCGCGTGCTGACCTACGGCTGCTGCTCCGAACCCTACCCAGACGTGACCTTCACGCTGCTGCTGCGCCGCCGCGCCGCGGCCTACGTGTGCAACCTGCTGCTGCCCTGCGTGCTCATCTCGCTGCTGGCGCCGCTGGCCTTCCACCTACCCGCCGACTCGGGCGAGAAGGTGTCGCTCGGTGTCACCGTGCTGCTGGCGCTCACCGtcttccagctgctcctggcCGAGAGCATGCCGCCGGCCGAGAGCGTGCCCCTCATAG GAAAGTACTACATGGCCACCATGACCATAGTCACCTTCTCCACAGCGCTCACCATCCTTATCATGAACCTGCATTACTGTGGTCCCAGTGCCCGCCCAATGCCAGCCTGGGCTCGGGCCCTCTTGCTGGGACACCTGGCACGGGGCCTGTGCGTGAGGGAACGAGGGGAGCCCTGTGGGCAGTCTAGACCACCTGAGTCACCCCCTAGTCCCCAGCCTCCTGATGGAGGGGCTGGTCCCCCAGCAGGCCCTTGCCATGAGCCACGATGTCTGTGCCGCCAGGAAGCCCTACTGTACCACATAGCCACCATCGCCAACAGCTTCCACAGCCACCGGGCTGCCCAGCGCCGCCATGAGGACTGGAAGCGTTTGGCCCGTGTGATGGACCGTTTCTTCCTGGGCATCTTCTTCTCCATGGCCCTGGTCATGAGCCTTCTGGTGCTGGTGCAGGCCCTGTGA
- the ART1 gene encoding GPI-linked NAD(P)(+)--arginine ADP-ribosyltransferase 1 isoform X1 codes for MQIPAMMSLLLVSMGLLEALQAQIHPITRRDLFSREMPLDMALASFDDQYAGCAAAMTAALPDLNRTEFQANRVYADGWAQASSHWQERQAWGPEWGLSPTHLPPPPGFRDEHGVALLAYTANSPLHKEFNAAVREAGRSRAHYLHHFSFKTLHFLLTEALQLLGRGQRSPQCRQVFRGVHGLRFWPAGPGATVRLGGFASASLQNVAAQQFGEDTFFGIWTCLGAPVKGYSFFPGEEEVLIPPFETFQVINASRPAQGPARIYLRALGKRSTYNCEYIKEKQCKSGPCRLGNSAMGQGPLSAVWSLLLLLWFLVGGASPETSGLL; via the exons ATGCAGATCCCTGCCATGATGTCTCTGCTGCTTGTATCCATGGGCCTCCTGGAAGCACTTCAG GCCCAGATCCACCCCATCACACGACGAGACCTCTTCTCTCGAGAAATGCCCCTGGACATGGCCCTGGCCTCCTTTGACGACCAGTATGCTGGCTGTGCCGCAGCCATGACGGCTGCTCTCCCGGACCTCAACCGCACGGAGTTCCAGGCCAACAGAGTGTACGCTGACGGCTGGGCGCAGGCAAGCAGCCACTGGCAGGAGCGCCAGGCCTGGGGGCCAGAGTGGGGCCTCAGCCCTACCCATCTGCCCCCGCCCCCTGGCTTCCGTGATGAGCATGGGGTGGCCCTCCTGGCTTACACAGCCAACAGCCCCCTGCACAAGGAGTTCAACGCAGCCGTGCGAGAGGCTGGCCGCTCCCGGGCCCACTACCTCCACCACTTTTCCTTCAAGACACTCCACTTCCTGCTGACTGAGGCCCTGCAGCTGCTGGGCAGGGGCCAGCGTTCTCCCCAGTGCCGCCAGGTGTTCCGAGGGGTGCATGGTCTGCGCTTCTGGCCAGCAGGGCCCGGGGCCACCGTCAGGCTGGGGGGCTTTGCCTCCGCGTCCCTGCAGAATGTTGCAGCCCAGCAGTTTGGCGAGGACACCTTCTTTGGCATCTGGACCTGCCTCGGGGCCCCTGTAAAGGGCTACTCCTTcttccctggggaggaggaggtgctgATCCCTCCCTTCGAGACCTTCCAGGTGATCAATGCCAGCAGACCAGCCCAGGGCCCCGCTCGCATCTACCTCAGGGCTCTGGGCAAGCGCAGCACGTACAACTGTGAGTACATCAAAG AGAAGCAATGCAAGTCTGGGCCCTGCAGGCTGGGTAACTCAG CCATGGGTCAGGGCCCCCTTTCTGCAGTTTGGTCCCTTCTACTGCTGCTTTGGTTCCTTGTGGGGGGAGCCTCTCCAGAGACTTCAGGCCTCCTCTGA
- the ART1 gene encoding GPI-linked NAD(P)(+)--arginine ADP-ribosyltransferase 1 isoform X3 → MQIPAMMSLLLVSMGLLEALQAQIHPITRRDLFSREMPLDMALASFDDQYAGCAAAMTAALPDLNRTEFQANRVYADGWAQASSHWQERQAWGPEWGLSPTHLPPPPGFRDEHGVALLAYTANSPLHKEFNAAVREAGRSRAHYLHHFSFKTLHFLLTEALQLLGRGQRSPQCRQVFRGVHGLRFWPAGPGATVRLGGFASASLQNVAAQQFGEDTFFGIWTCLGAPVKGYSFFPGEEEVLIPPFETFQVINASRPAQGPARIYLRALGKRSTYNCEYIKEKQCKSGPCRLGNSAGHGSAPESSRLH, encoded by the exons ATGCAGATCCCTGCCATGATGTCTCTGCTGCTTGTATCCATGGGCCTCCTGGAAGCACTTCAG GCCCAGATCCACCCCATCACACGACGAGACCTCTTCTCTCGAGAAATGCCCCTGGACATGGCCCTGGCCTCCTTTGACGACCAGTATGCTGGCTGTGCCGCAGCCATGACGGCTGCTCTCCCGGACCTCAACCGCACGGAGTTCCAGGCCAACAGAGTGTACGCTGACGGCTGGGCGCAGGCAAGCAGCCACTGGCAGGAGCGCCAGGCCTGGGGGCCAGAGTGGGGCCTCAGCCCTACCCATCTGCCCCCGCCCCCTGGCTTCCGTGATGAGCATGGGGTGGCCCTCCTGGCTTACACAGCCAACAGCCCCCTGCACAAGGAGTTCAACGCAGCCGTGCGAGAGGCTGGCCGCTCCCGGGCCCACTACCTCCACCACTTTTCCTTCAAGACACTCCACTTCCTGCTGACTGAGGCCCTGCAGCTGCTGGGCAGGGGCCAGCGTTCTCCCCAGTGCCGCCAGGTGTTCCGAGGGGTGCATGGTCTGCGCTTCTGGCCAGCAGGGCCCGGGGCCACCGTCAGGCTGGGGGGCTTTGCCTCCGCGTCCCTGCAGAATGTTGCAGCCCAGCAGTTTGGCGAGGACACCTTCTTTGGCATCTGGACCTGCCTCGGGGCCCCTGTAAAGGGCTACTCCTTcttccctggggaggaggaggtgctgATCCCTCCCTTCGAGACCTTCCAGGTGATCAATGCCAGCAGACCAGCCCAGGGCCCCGCTCGCATCTACCTCAGGGCTCTGGGCAAGCGCAGCACGTACAACTGTGAGTACATCAAAG AGAAGCAATGCAAGTCTGGGCCCTGCAGGCTGGGTAACTCAG CAGGCCACGGATCAGCCCCAGAGAGCTCCAGGCTACACTGA
- the ART1 gene encoding GPI-linked NAD(P)(+)--arginine ADP-ribosyltransferase 1 isoform X2 — MQIPAMMSLLLVSMGLLEALQAQIHPITRRDLFSREMPLDMALASFDDQYAGCAAAMTAALPDLNRTEFQANRVYADGWAQASSHWQERQAWGPEWGLSPTHLPPPPGFRDEHGVALLAYTANSPLHKEFNAAVREAGRSRAHYLHHFSFKTLHFLLTEALQLLGRGQRSPQCRQVFRGVHGLRFWPAGPGATVRLGGFASASLQNVAAQQFGEDTFFGIWTCLGAPVKGYSFFPGEEEVLIPPFETFQVINASRPAQGPARIYLRALGKRSTYNCEYIKEKQCKSGPCRLGNSGFSTFPKEDQSINFCKNIC; from the exons ATGCAGATCCCTGCCATGATGTCTCTGCTGCTTGTATCCATGGGCCTCCTGGAAGCACTTCAG GCCCAGATCCACCCCATCACACGACGAGACCTCTTCTCTCGAGAAATGCCCCTGGACATGGCCCTGGCCTCCTTTGACGACCAGTATGCTGGCTGTGCCGCAGCCATGACGGCTGCTCTCCCGGACCTCAACCGCACGGAGTTCCAGGCCAACAGAGTGTACGCTGACGGCTGGGCGCAGGCAAGCAGCCACTGGCAGGAGCGCCAGGCCTGGGGGCCAGAGTGGGGCCTCAGCCCTACCCATCTGCCCCCGCCCCCTGGCTTCCGTGATGAGCATGGGGTGGCCCTCCTGGCTTACACAGCCAACAGCCCCCTGCACAAGGAGTTCAACGCAGCCGTGCGAGAGGCTGGCCGCTCCCGGGCCCACTACCTCCACCACTTTTCCTTCAAGACACTCCACTTCCTGCTGACTGAGGCCCTGCAGCTGCTGGGCAGGGGCCAGCGTTCTCCCCAGTGCCGCCAGGTGTTCCGAGGGGTGCATGGTCTGCGCTTCTGGCCAGCAGGGCCCGGGGCCACCGTCAGGCTGGGGGGCTTTGCCTCCGCGTCCCTGCAGAATGTTGCAGCCCAGCAGTTTGGCGAGGACACCTTCTTTGGCATCTGGACCTGCCTCGGGGCCCCTGTAAAGGGCTACTCCTTcttccctggggaggaggaggtgctgATCCCTCCCTTCGAGACCTTCCAGGTGATCAATGCCAGCAGACCAGCCCAGGGCCCCGCTCGCATCTACCTCAGGGCTCTGGGCAAGCGCAGCACGTACAACTGTGAGTACATCAAAG AGAAGCAATGCAAGTCTGGGCCCTGCAGGCTGGGTAACTCAG
- the ART1 gene encoding GPI-linked NAD(P)(+)--arginine ADP-ribosyltransferase 1 isoform X4, whose amino-acid sequence MQIPAMMSLLLVSMGLLEALQAQIHPITRRDLFSREMPLDMALASFDDQYAGCAAAMTAALPDLNRTEFQANRVYADGWAQASSHWQERQAWGPEWGLSPTHLPPPPGFRDEHGVALLAYTANSPLHKEFNAAVREAGRSRAHYLHHFSFKTLHFLLTEALQLLGRGQRSPQCRQVFRGVHGLRFWPAGPGATVRLGGFASASLQNVAAQQFGEDTFFGIWTCLGAPVKGYSFFPGEEEVLIPPFETFQVINASRPAQGPARIYLRALGKRSTYNCEYIKEKQCKSGPCRLGNSVLL is encoded by the exons ATGCAGATCCCTGCCATGATGTCTCTGCTGCTTGTATCCATGGGCCTCCTGGAAGCACTTCAG GCCCAGATCCACCCCATCACACGACGAGACCTCTTCTCTCGAGAAATGCCCCTGGACATGGCCCTGGCCTCCTTTGACGACCAGTATGCTGGCTGTGCCGCAGCCATGACGGCTGCTCTCCCGGACCTCAACCGCACGGAGTTCCAGGCCAACAGAGTGTACGCTGACGGCTGGGCGCAGGCAAGCAGCCACTGGCAGGAGCGCCAGGCCTGGGGGCCAGAGTGGGGCCTCAGCCCTACCCATCTGCCCCCGCCCCCTGGCTTCCGTGATGAGCATGGGGTGGCCCTCCTGGCTTACACAGCCAACAGCCCCCTGCACAAGGAGTTCAACGCAGCCGTGCGAGAGGCTGGCCGCTCCCGGGCCCACTACCTCCACCACTTTTCCTTCAAGACACTCCACTTCCTGCTGACTGAGGCCCTGCAGCTGCTGGGCAGGGGCCAGCGTTCTCCCCAGTGCCGCCAGGTGTTCCGAGGGGTGCATGGTCTGCGCTTCTGGCCAGCAGGGCCCGGGGCCACCGTCAGGCTGGGGGGCTTTGCCTCCGCGTCCCTGCAGAATGTTGCAGCCCAGCAGTTTGGCGAGGACACCTTCTTTGGCATCTGGACCTGCCTCGGGGCCCCTGTAAAGGGCTACTCCTTcttccctggggaggaggaggtgctgATCCCTCCCTTCGAGACCTTCCAGGTGATCAATGCCAGCAGACCAGCCCAGGGCCCCGCTCGCATCTACCTCAGGGCTCTGGGCAAGCGCAGCACGTACAACTGTGAGTACATCAAAG AGAAGCAATGCAAGTCTGGGCCCTGCAGGCTGGGTAACTCAG
- the ART1 gene encoding GPI-linked NAD(P)(+)--arginine ADP-ribosyltransferase 1 isoform X5 — MQIPAMMSLLLVSMGLLEALQAQIHPITRRDLFSREMPLDMALASFDDQYAGCAAAMTAALPDLNRTEFQANRVYADGWAQASSHWQERQAWGPEWGLSPTHLPPPPGFRDEHGVALLAYTANSPLHKEFNAAVREAGRSRAHYLHHFSFKTLHFLLTEALQLLGRGQRSPQCRQVFRGVHGLRFWPAGPGATVRLGGFASASLQNVAAQQFGEDTFFGIWTCLGAPVKGYSFFPGEEEVLIPPFETFQVINASRPAQGPARIYLRALGKRSTYN, encoded by the exons ATGCAGATCCCTGCCATGATGTCTCTGCTGCTTGTATCCATGGGCCTCCTGGAAGCACTTCAG GCCCAGATCCACCCCATCACACGACGAGACCTCTTCTCTCGAGAAATGCCCCTGGACATGGCCCTGGCCTCCTTTGACGACCAGTATGCTGGCTGTGCCGCAGCCATGACGGCTGCTCTCCCGGACCTCAACCGCACGGAGTTCCAGGCCAACAGAGTGTACGCTGACGGCTGGGCGCAGGCAAGCAGCCACTGGCAGGAGCGCCAGGCCTGGGGGCCAGAGTGGGGCCTCAGCCCTACCCATCTGCCCCCGCCCCCTGGCTTCCGTGATGAGCATGGGGTGGCCCTCCTGGCTTACACAGCCAACAGCCCCCTGCACAAGGAGTTCAACGCAGCCGTGCGAGAGGCTGGCCGCTCCCGGGCCCACTACCTCCACCACTTTTCCTTCAAGACACTCCACTTCCTGCTGACTGAGGCCCTGCAGCTGCTGGGCAGGGGCCAGCGTTCTCCCCAGTGCCGCCAGGTGTTCCGAGGGGTGCATGGTCTGCGCTTCTGGCCAGCAGGGCCCGGGGCCACCGTCAGGCTGGGGGGCTTTGCCTCCGCGTCCCTGCAGAATGTTGCAGCCCAGCAGTTTGGCGAGGACACCTTCTTTGGCATCTGGACCTGCCTCGGGGCCCCTGTAAAGGGCTACTCCTTcttccctggggaggaggaggtgctgATCCCTCCCTTCGAGACCTTCCAGGTGATCAATGCCAGCAGACCAGCCCAGGGCCCCGCTCGCATCTACCTCAGGGCTCTGGGCAAGCGCAGCACGTACAACT AG
- the ART5 gene encoding ecto-ADP-ribosyltransferase 5 isoform X1, which translates to MLVTLLIALSCLGLHTLWQAQSVPILSLGLAPDTFDDTYVGCSEEMEEKAALLLKEEMACHALLRESWETAQEAWEHRHRGLTLPSGFKAHHGIAIMVYTNSSNTLYRELNWAVRTGGSSWEVYMEYFPFKALHFYLTRALQLLRGSGSCSMGPGEEVFRGVGTLRFEPKRLGDSVRLGQFASSSLDESVARRFGNATFFFLRTCFGAPIHALSVFPEEREVLIPPHEVFLVTSFSQDGTQNLVTLSSSNQICSHFNCAYLGEKKRLSCESVPTGGQPDSSSKGAFSLLSWKTLLLASWGFQLLVAGP; encoded by the exons ATGCTGGTGACTCTGTTGATCGCCCTCAGCTGCCTGGGCCTCCACACCCTCTGGCAG GCCCAGTCTGTTCCTATCCTGTCCCTGGGCCTGGCTCCAGACACCTTCGATGATACCTATGTGGGTTGctcagaggagatggaggagaaggcAGCCCTTCTGTTAAAGGAGGAGATGGCCTGCCATGCCCTGCTGCGGGAATCCTGGGAGACAGCCCAGGAGGCCTGGGAGCACAGGCATCGAGGGCTCACCCTGCCCTCTGGCTTCAAAGCCCATCATGGAATTGCCATCATGGTCTACACCAACTCATCCAACACTCTGTACCGGGAACTGAACTGGGCCGTGCGGACAGGAGGCAGCTCCTGGGAGGTCTACATGGAGTACTTCCCCTTCAAGGCCCTGCATTTCTACCTGACCCGGGCCCTGCAGCTGCTGCGAGGCAGCGGAAGCTGCAGCATGGGACCTGGGGAGGAGGTGTTCCGAGGCGTGGGCACCCTTCGCTTTGAACCCAAGAGGCTGGGGGACTCTGTCCGCTTGGGCCAGTTTGCCTCCAGCTCCCTGGATGAGTCAGTGGCCCGCAGATTTGGTAATGCCACCTTCTTTTTTCTAAGGACTTGCTTTGGGGCCCCAATCCATGCCCTGTCTGTCTTTCCGGAGGAGCGTGAGGTGCTGATACCCCCGCATGAAGTCTTCTTGGTCACCAGTTTCTCCCAGGATGGAACCCAGAACCTAGTGACTCTCTCAAGCAGTAATCAGATCTGCAGCCACTTTAACTGCGCCTATCTGGGTG AGAAGAAGAGGCTGAGCTGTGAGTCTGTGCCAA caGGAGGGCAGCCAGACTCATCCTCCAAGGgcgccttctctctgctctcctggaaGACCCTGCTCTTGGCCTCTTGGGGGTTTCAGCTGTTAGTTGCTGGGCCCTGA
- the ART5 gene encoding ecto-ADP-ribosyltransferase 5 isoform X2, translated as MLVTLLIALSCLGLHTLWQAQSVPILSLGLAPDTFDDTYVGCSEEMEEKAALLLKEEMACHALLRESWETAQEAWEHRHRGLTLPSGFKAHHGIAIMVYTNSSNTLYRELNWAVRTGGSSWEVYMEYFPFKALHFYLTRALQLLRGSGSCSMGPGEEVFRGVGTLRFEPKRLGDSVRLGQFASSSLDESVARRFGNATFFFLRTCFGAPIHALSVFPEEREVLIPPHEVFLVTSFSQDGTQNLVTLSSSNQICSHFNCAYLGEKKRLSCESVPRGQPDSSSKGAFSLLSWKTLLLASWGFQLLVAGP; from the exons ATGCTGGTGACTCTGTTGATCGCCCTCAGCTGCCTGGGCCTCCACACCCTCTGGCAG GCCCAGTCTGTTCCTATCCTGTCCCTGGGCCTGGCTCCAGACACCTTCGATGATACCTATGTGGGTTGctcagaggagatggaggagaaggcAGCCCTTCTGTTAAAGGAGGAGATGGCCTGCCATGCCCTGCTGCGGGAATCCTGGGAGACAGCCCAGGAGGCCTGGGAGCACAGGCATCGAGGGCTCACCCTGCCCTCTGGCTTCAAAGCCCATCATGGAATTGCCATCATGGTCTACACCAACTCATCCAACACTCTGTACCGGGAACTGAACTGGGCCGTGCGGACAGGAGGCAGCTCCTGGGAGGTCTACATGGAGTACTTCCCCTTCAAGGCCCTGCATTTCTACCTGACCCGGGCCCTGCAGCTGCTGCGAGGCAGCGGAAGCTGCAGCATGGGACCTGGGGAGGAGGTGTTCCGAGGCGTGGGCACCCTTCGCTTTGAACCCAAGAGGCTGGGGGACTCTGTCCGCTTGGGCCAGTTTGCCTCCAGCTCCCTGGATGAGTCAGTGGCCCGCAGATTTGGTAATGCCACCTTCTTTTTTCTAAGGACTTGCTTTGGGGCCCCAATCCATGCCCTGTCTGTCTTTCCGGAGGAGCGTGAGGTGCTGATACCCCCGCATGAAGTCTTCTTGGTCACCAGTTTCTCCCAGGATGGAACCCAGAACCTAGTGACTCTCTCAAGCAGTAATCAGATCTGCAGCCACTTTAACTGCGCCTATCTGGGTG AGAAGAAGAGGCTGAGCTGTGAGTCTGTGCCAA GAGGGCAGCCAGACTCATCCTCCAAGGgcgccttctctctgctctcctggaaGACCCTGCTCTTGGCCTCTTGGGGGTTTCAGCTGTTAGTTGCTGGGCCCTGA